The genome window GGAAAAAGCAAAGCTTATGGAGAATCTTAGGGATGATATCCTATAAAGGAGCGCAAAAATGATAACGTCAGCTGAGACCCTACCCGATCTGTCCTCGCCCTACCCACTCCGTCAAGAGCAGATAGAGGCGTATCAACGGGATGGCCACATCCTGCTGCGAGGCGTATGCTCGCCCGAAGAAATAGCTGTTTACGGTCCTATCATCCGTGAGGCAGCTTATCGCTACAACACCCAAAATCTGCCGATCGAACAACGTGACACCTATGGCAAAGCGTTCCTTCAAATTATGAATCTCTGGGTTCGAGACGAGCGGGTTCGTAAATATGTTCTCGCCCGTCGTTTTGCGCGTATCGCCGCGGAGCTGATGGGCGTTGAGGGCGTGCGCCTCTATCACGATCAAGCCCTCTTTAAAGAGGCAGGTGGCGGCCCAACTCCATGGCATCAGGATTTCTACTACTGGCCTCTCGATACCGAGAAAACGATTACGATGTGGATGCCACTTGTAGATGCCGACGAGACCATGGGCACCATGACCTTTGCTTCCGGCTCTCACACCCAAGGTTTTCTCGGGCACTTCGAGATTAGCGATACCTCCGAGGAGTACTTTCGAAACTTCGTAGCCGAACATGGCTTTCCGCTTACCTCGGCAGGCGCCATGAAAGCAGGCGATGCCACATTCCATGCCGGTGCTACTCTCCATTCCGCTCCTGGCAACAAAAGCGATCGCGTTCGAGAAGTCATGACGATCATCTACTTCGCCGACGGCGTTCGTGTGATGGAGAAGCCCGACAATAAAAATCGTTGGCTTGATCTTGAAACCTGGCTCCCCGGCGTGAAACCCGGAGAGTTAGCTGTAAGCGAACTGAATCCCTTAGTCTATCGAAAGGAGTAACAAACCTATTTCGGGAGTGAGTCTTTTTATGAACAAAACACAGCTTGTACACGTGGGATTACGACTTTTAGGTCCAGCTCTCCTATGTGGCCTGTTTTTGGCGACAATGCACGCCCATTCTCTACCGAAACAAGCCCCAGAGACGGCCCCCAAACCGGTAGAGAGTCCCCCAGTACCACCTCCACCAGGTGCAAAAAATGTGGTCTATCTCTTTACCGGCAAGCCTAACGAGATCGCTGAGAACTGGGTCTACCGTGGTAGTCACCAACCCGCACAGTGGATCTTCGACCATGGCACCATGAGGCCTCGTGGTGGAGATATCATCTCGAAACAGACCTTTACCGACTTCCATCTCCACGTCGAGTTTTGGGAACCGTACATGCCCAATGCCCATGGACAGGAGAGAGGGAATAGCGGCGTTGCACCCTATGGCCTCTACGAAATTCAGGTGCTCGACTCCTATGGTATCCCCGACCCTGGTACCGGAGACTGCGGTGCTGTCTATGGTCAAACAGCCCCGCTACTGAACGCCTGCAAGCCTCCACTGCAATGGCAAACCTACGATATTATCTTTCGCGCGCCACGATGGGATACCAATGGGAAAAAGATCGAAGATGCCCGCGTTACCGTGCTGCAAAATGGGATTGTGGTACAAAATAACACAATCATTCCAGAACCGACAGGCATTGCCTACGGGCGCAAGGAGCACCCCGGCCCAGGGCCCATTTTACTTCAAGACCATGGTTCACCAGTGCGTTTTCGCAACGTCTGGGTCATTCCTCTCCCGGAGCATGGAGCAACCCACTATTAATCAGGACCATCAAAACGTCTAAACCCCCTCCCTTATCGGTGCAAGGGAGGGGGTTTCTCTTGTCTCCCCATGCCTTCGTTGAAATGGAAGAGAGTCTAAGAAACCTGTTGGGCTTGTATAGGTAGACGTACAGTGAAGGTACTTCCTTGCCCAGGTGCGCTCTCCACCGAGATCGTACCCTTGTGCAGGTCTACGAGGTGCTTTACCAAGTAAAGCCCTAAACCGGTTCCCTGAATGTTGCGAATCTCCTCTCGCTCAAGGCGCTCGTAGGGACGGAAGAGTCGAGCGCACTCTTCTCGCGTCATGCCGACCCCCTGATCGCTCACCCGCACTACGAGCATATCCCCTTCTCTTCTCCCCGCAACACGCACCTCACCACCGTTGGGAGAGTATTTGAGGGCGTTACTGATGAGATTCGAAAAGATCATGGTGAGTTTGTCTTCGTCTGCCTCAATGGTACGAGGCACATCCTCAGCAACATCGAGAACAAGCTGATGACGATCGGTATAGAACTTATAATAGCGATAACGGTTCACCAATCGCTCTAGAATGGCGCGAATATCTACCTCGCGAATCGCTAGGGTCAGCGGTCGGCCTGCTTCAAGACGAGATACGTCGAGCAGCTCATTGATCATATCTAACAAACGATCGGCATCTGCCTCAATAGCTCGATAAAACTCCTGTTTGGTCTCCTCATCCAGCGAGTGATCGGTGTCTGCCAAAATGGTCTGGATGTAGCCACGAATAGTGGTCAGAGGGTTACGAAGCTCATGCGCCACGAAGCCGATGAAATCCGATTTCAGCCGATTGGCCTCTTCCATCGCCAAACGTCGAGTCTCTTGTTTATGGAGCTCGTCCTGCAAGCGCAAGCGCTCTTCTAAGGAACGGCGCAGATTTTCGTACAGGCGAGCATTTTCTAGAGCAGTGGCCGCTTGGTTGGAAAAAGCCTGCAACATATGAAGATGTTCTTCGGAAAATACCCCCGTTTTCAAACGATTGTCTAGATAAATAACACCGAGCAGCTTGTCACGTACCAGCAGAGGCACGCAAAGCACAGAGCGCAAGTTGTGAAACTGTACGCTTTGACGAGATGCAAAGCGCGGATCCTCCATCGCGTTGTAAGAGATCACCGGCTGTCGTGTCGTTAGAACGCTTTCGACGATGGTTTTGCTGATCTCCGCCTGGTCGCCTCCTTCTCTCCCAGAAAAAGCAGCCTCAAGCGCCGACCGATCAATCTGGTGCATGGCCTCTCCCCACACCCTTCCGGTGGCCACATCTACCAAAAGAATAAACCCTCTTTC of Chthonomonas calidirosea T49 contains these proteins:
- a CDS encoding phytanoyl-CoA dioxygenase family protein, producing the protein MITSAETLPDLSSPYPLRQEQIEAYQRDGHILLRGVCSPEEIAVYGPIIREAAYRYNTQNLPIEQRDTYGKAFLQIMNLWVRDERVRKYVLARRFARIAAELMGVEGVRLYHDQALFKEAGGGPTPWHQDFYYWPLDTEKTITMWMPLVDADETMGTMTFASGSHTQGFLGHFEISDTSEEYFRNFVAEHGFPLTSAGAMKAGDATFHAGATLHSAPGNKSDRVREVMTIIYFADGVRVMEKPDNKNRWLDLETWLPGVKPGELAVSELNPLVYRKE
- a CDS encoding 3-keto-disaccharide hydrolase; this encodes MNKTQLVHVGLRLLGPALLCGLFLATMHAHSLPKQAPETAPKPVESPPVPPPPGAKNVVYLFTGKPNEIAENWVYRGSHQPAQWIFDHGTMRPRGGDIISKQTFTDFHLHVEFWEPYMPNAHGQERGNSGVAPYGLYEIQVLDSYGIPDPGTGDCGAVYGQTAPLLNACKPPLQWQTYDIIFRAPRWDTNGKKIEDARVTVLQNGIVVQNNTIIPEPTGIAYGRKEHPGPGPILLQDHGSPVRFRNVWVIPLPEHGATHY
- a CDS encoding sensor histidine kinase; translated protein: MAETTAKSPSQEGYLEKLLELGQLMNSTLELKQVLDIAMEQVIKFVGAERGFILLVDVATGRVWGEAMHQIDRSALEAAFSGREGGDQAEISKTIVESVLTTRQPVISYNAMEDPRFASRQSVQFHNLRSVLCVPLLVRDKLLGVIYLDNRLKTGVFSEEHLHMLQAFSNQAATALENARLYENLRRSLEERLRLQDELHKQETRRLAMEEANRLKSDFIGFVAHELRNPLTTIRGYIQTILADTDHSLDEETKQEFYRAIEADADRLLDMINELLDVSRLEAGRPLTLAIREVDIRAILERLVNRYRYYKFYTDRHQLVLDVAEDVPRTIEADEDKLTMIFSNLISNALKYSPNGGEVRVAGRREGDMLVVRVSDQGVGMTREECARLFRPYERLEREEIRNIQGTGLGLYLVKHLVDLHKGTISVESAPGQGSTFTVRLPIQAQQVS